The following coding sequences lie in one Alloacidobacterium dinghuense genomic window:
- a CDS encoding Stp1/IreP family PP2C-type Ser/Thr phosphatase translates to MESQTGLKLEVAGLTDVGCKRTNNEDSLGYDLASQVFVVCDGMGGMAAGEVASSTAVHKLIQSFGEMATSPVAESLTIEERLYYAIAAANQEVCALARANHDLRGMGTTLVAACLDGRKIVIGNVGDSRAYFLRDGGCVQITLDHSYLAEQIRNGVMTEDDAEASPLQSLITRAIGTTDSVEPDLFSAELEAGDIVLLTTDGLTRYADANAIARLIFGQANLQQACQALIDAAKVQGAVDNVTCVLLHFSEGDSGAYSI, encoded by the coding sequence ATGGAAAGCCAAACCGGATTGAAGCTCGAAGTCGCGGGATTGACCGACGTTGGCTGCAAACGCACCAACAACGAAGACAGTTTGGGCTACGACCTCGCCTCGCAAGTCTTTGTTGTTTGCGATGGCATGGGAGGAATGGCCGCCGGAGAAGTTGCCAGCAGCACCGCCGTCCACAAGCTGATTCAATCCTTCGGCGAGATGGCCACCTCGCCGGTAGCCGAATCCTTAACCATCGAAGAACGCCTCTATTACGCCATCGCCGCCGCGAATCAGGAAGTCTGCGCTCTCGCGCGCGCCAACCATGACCTGCGCGGCATGGGCACAACGCTGGTAGCTGCTTGCTTGGATGGCCGCAAGATCGTCATCGGCAACGTAGGCGACAGCCGCGCCTATTTCCTGCGCGACGGAGGCTGCGTGCAGATCACCCTCGACCACTCCTACCTCGCCGAACAGATCCGCAATGGCGTCATGACTGAAGACGACGCCGAAGCCTCGCCGCTGCAGTCGCTCATCACCCGCGCTATCGGAACCACCGATTCCGTCGAACCGGACCTCTTCAGCGCGGAACTGGAAGCGGGCGACATCGTTCTGCTCACCACCGATGGCCTCACCCGCTACGCCGACGCCAACGCCATAGCCCGGCTGATTTTCGGGCAGGCCAACCTGCAGCAGGCGTGTCAGGCGCTGATTGACGCCGCTAAAGTACAGGGAGCGGTAGACAACGTGACCTGCGTATTGCTGCACTTTTCCGAAGGAGATTCAGGCGCGTATTCCATTTGA
- the tssK gene encoding type VI secretion system baseplate subunit TssK, with translation MKFLSRVVWSEGMYLGPHHFQTQSRYFEDSIAFLVASLWHEPWGFLHFELDQKAIRNGSAVVLHASGVFPDGLTFELPNSDPPPAARNLAEVFPSTDAALPLYLAVPTRKDNGFDCDLKDVASGTRYARMQRVLRDETNGIDEREIELGRKNIRVLTEAELTPEMQSIPIARVLRDGRGHLIYDEEFIPTCLRASASEPLMLLFKRLIETIGEKSATIARSARRHGRFEAGTSALDVANYWFLHALHNAIPPLQHLSATKHAHPEELFVELSRLAGALCTFAVDSDPRTLPSYDHRDPGPGFQALDAHIKRHLEIVVPSNTVTLKFDPTEPYIQEADVVDERCLRRARWVLGVRSSLGESALLNMVPRLVKVCSARFVPELVKRALPGMTLTHLPVPPTAIRAEADMQYFVVETAGPCWEHILQTRKVGVYIPGDLSDPEFDLTVIVEAS, from the coding sequence ATGAAATTTTTGTCGCGTGTGGTCTGGTCCGAAGGCATGTATCTGGGACCGCACCATTTTCAGACCCAGAGCCGGTACTTTGAAGACTCGATCGCGTTTCTCGTTGCCAGCTTGTGGCACGAGCCTTGGGGATTTCTCCATTTTGAGCTGGATCAGAAGGCCATTCGAAACGGCAGTGCTGTCGTCCTGCATGCTTCCGGCGTTTTTCCAGATGGGTTGACCTTCGAGCTGCCGAATTCCGATCCACCACCGGCAGCACGCAATCTCGCCGAGGTTTTTCCGTCGACCGATGCGGCGCTGCCGCTGTATCTCGCTGTTCCCACGCGTAAGGACAATGGCTTCGACTGCGATCTGAAGGACGTTGCCAGCGGCACCCGCTACGCTCGCATGCAACGCGTTCTACGCGACGAGACGAACGGCATCGATGAGCGCGAGATCGAGCTGGGGCGGAAAAATATTCGTGTCCTTACCGAAGCGGAACTCACTCCCGAGATGCAATCGATTCCGATTGCGCGCGTGCTACGTGATGGCCGCGGTCACTTGATCTACGATGAAGAATTCATTCCCACATGCCTGCGAGCCAGCGCCAGCGAACCGTTGATGCTGCTCTTCAAGCGGCTGATTGAAACGATCGGTGAGAAGAGCGCGACGATTGCCCGCAGCGCTCGCCGCCACGGACGCTTCGAGGCCGGGACTTCCGCCCTCGATGTTGCCAATTACTGGTTTCTGCATGCGCTACACAACGCGATTCCGCCCTTGCAGCACCTCAGCGCCACCAAGCATGCGCATCCGGAGGAATTGTTTGTCGAGCTGTCACGTCTTGCGGGAGCGCTCTGCACCTTTGCCGTCGATTCCGATCCACGCACGCTTCCCTCGTACGATCATCGCGATCCCGGGCCGGGATTCCAGGCACTCGATGCGCACATCAAACGGCATCTTGAGATTGTCGTCCCGTCAAATACTGTAACTCTGAAGTTCGATCCGACAGAGCCTTACATTCAGGAGGCGGATGTTGTGGACGAACGCTGTCTGCGCCGTGCCCGCTGGGTGCTCGGCGTGCGTTCGAGCCTGGGCGAGTCGGCGCTGTTGAATATGGTGCCGCGGCTGGTCAAGGTCTGCTCGGCGCGATTTGTGCCGGAGTTGGTGAAGCGAGCTTTGCCGGGAATGACGCTCACGCACTTGCCCGTGCCTCCTACGGCGATTCGCGCGGAGGCGGACATGCAATATTTCGTTGTTGAAACCGCGGGGCCGTGTTGGGAGCACATTCTTCAAACCCGCAAGGTTGGCGTGTATATTCCGGGTGATCTTTCGGACCCGGAATTTGACCTTACCGTGATTGTGGAGGCGTCCTGA
- a CDS encoding CsgG/HfaB family protein encodes MRTVVSALFTFLVMGSTVVAQQPVKHKVAVLDFNYATVMSASQAIFGTNVDIGKGISDMLINELVNDGTYRVIERNQIDKILNEQNFSNSNRADSATAAKIGHVLGVDAVITGDITQFGRDDQNKNIGGMLGKWGSGYGLGGVGTSKSKAEVAITARMIDVNTGEILASASGKGESARSGAMLSGGGAGTGGFGGGGAGMGSSNFAQTIIGEATTKAVTDLATNLNADSAKLPTIVAPTVSVNGLIADASAPDSVIVNVGTSAGLKVGDKLAVSRVVRVVKDPATGKPLRSIENAVGQLTITSVDASSAVGTFSGSGKPQTGDTVKTP; translated from the coding sequence ATGCGTACCGTAGTTTCGGCTCTCTTCACATTTCTGGTAATGGGCTCGACGGTTGTCGCGCAGCAACCGGTCAAGCACAAAGTAGCGGTGCTCGATTTCAACTATGCCACGGTGATGTCGGCGTCGCAGGCGATCTTCGGCACGAATGTCGATATCGGCAAGGGAATCTCGGACATGCTGATCAACGAACTGGTAAACGACGGGACCTATCGCGTGATCGAGCGCAACCAGATCGACAAGATTCTGAATGAGCAGAATTTTTCGAACAGCAATCGTGCGGATTCGGCGACAGCGGCGAAGATTGGGCACGTTCTGGGCGTGGACGCGGTGATCACCGGCGACATTACGCAGTTCGGGCGCGACGACCAGAACAAGAACATCGGCGGCATGCTGGGCAAGTGGGGCAGCGGCTATGGGCTGGGCGGCGTCGGAACGTCGAAGTCGAAGGCTGAAGTTGCGATCACCGCTCGCATGATTGACGTCAATACGGGCGAGATTCTCGCCTCGGCCAGCGGCAAGGGCGAATCGGCGCGCTCGGGCGCGATGCTGAGCGGCGGCGGCGCCGGCACTGGCGGCTTTGGCGGCGGCGGTGCAGGAATGGGCAGCAGCAACTTTGCCCAGACGATTATCGGCGAGGCCACGACGAAGGCGGTCACGGATCTGGCAACGAATCTGAATGCAGACAGCGCGAAGCTGCCCACGATTGTCGCGCCCACGGTTTCGGTCAACGGCCTGATCGCGGATGCGTCGGCTCCGGACAGCGTGATTGTCAACGTCGGTACCTCCGCTGGTCTGAAGGTTGGCGACAAACTCGCGGTTTCGCGTGTGGTGCGCGTGGTGAAAGACCCGGCAACCGGCAAGCCGCTGCGGTCGATTGAAAACGCAGTGGGGCAGCTGACGATTACCAGCGTCGACGCGAGTTCGGCGGTTGGTACCTTCAGCGGATCGGGCAAGCCGCAGACAGGCGACACGGTAAAGACTCCATAG
- the tssK gene encoding type VI secretion system baseplate subunit TssK, which produces MRQLQPVVWSKGVFLSPQHLQAQDRFFEESLRFVVEALSFRYWGFTSLQIDGTALSEGQLSISQASGVLPDGLLLDLPSSDAAPRLRTLDECFHPGQETCSFYLAVPQERPGGINVGLQRGGINTRFYAELQMLRDENSSGIEKPVSLARKNLQILADGENLEGSVLLPLARIEKTEAGGYRLDAKFVPPMLNVKGSEVLSGILRGLIEVLVARSSQLAGSRRQRNQSLADFSASDVANFWLLYTMNAHLPVLRHLLEASHVHPESLYTQMLSLAGALTTFSQKIEPRDLPKYEHEDQGKCFIALDAIIAELLETVVPSNFVALPLKQLRDSIYATAIDKDQYFENSRFYIAVSADMREADLISRIPSLAKACSATHIEQLIRQALPGLPLTHVPVPPRAIPVKLRYQYFSVDRSGPVWDAVLRARNFGVYVPGEIPNPDMELIILFANPD; this is translated from the coding sequence ATGCGACAGTTACAGCCGGTTGTCTGGTCGAAAGGCGTCTTTCTATCCCCGCAGCACTTACAGGCACAGGACCGTTTTTTTGAAGAAAGTCTTCGCTTCGTTGTAGAAGCGCTCTCGTTTCGCTACTGGGGATTTACTTCCTTGCAGATCGACGGCACCGCGTTGAGCGAAGGACAACTCAGCATTTCGCAGGCTTCCGGAGTTTTGCCCGATGGGCTTTTGCTGGATCTGCCTTCGTCAGATGCGGCTCCGCGTTTACGCACGCTCGATGAGTGCTTTCATCCGGGCCAGGAAACATGCTCGTTCTATCTCGCAGTTCCCCAGGAGCGGCCCGGCGGAATCAATGTAGGTCTGCAACGCGGAGGCATCAACACACGCTTCTACGCGGAGCTGCAGATGCTGCGCGATGAGAACAGCTCCGGTATCGAAAAGCCGGTGTCGCTCGCACGGAAGAACCTGCAGATTCTTGCGGATGGAGAGAATTTAGAAGGCTCCGTATTGTTGCCGCTGGCGAGGATCGAGAAGACGGAGGCGGGTGGCTATCGGCTGGATGCGAAGTTCGTCCCGCCGATGCTGAATGTAAAAGGCAGCGAAGTGCTCTCCGGCATTCTGCGTGGCCTGATTGAAGTGCTGGTCGCGCGCAGCAGCCAGCTTGCCGGTTCACGCCGTCAGCGCAATCAATCGCTTGCCGACTTCAGCGCGTCAGACGTCGCCAATTTCTGGCTGCTCTACACCATGAACGCTCACCTTCCAGTGCTGCGGCATCTGCTCGAAGCGAGCCACGTTCATCCGGAATCGCTCTATACGCAGATGCTTTCGCTTGCGGGCGCGCTGACCACGTTTTCGCAGAAGATCGAGCCCCGTGATTTGCCGAAATACGAACATGAAGACCAGGGGAAATGCTTCATCGCGCTCGATGCCATCATTGCCGAACTGCTTGAGACAGTGGTGCCAAGCAACTTTGTGGCGCTCCCGTTGAAGCAGCTGCGCGATTCGATTTACGCCACCGCCATCGACAAAGACCAATACTTTGAGAATTCGCGCTTCTATATTGCTGTCTCGGCCGACATGCGGGAAGCCGACCTTATCAGCCGCATACCCAGTCTCGCCAAGGCATGTTCGGCGACGCATATCGAGCAACTGATTCGCCAGGCGCTTCCTGGATTACCGCTGACGCACGTGCCTGTGCCTCCGCGAGCGATTCCGGTGAAACTGCGCTATCAGTACTTCAGCGTGGATCGCAGCGGCCCGGTGTGGGATGCTGTGCTGCGCGCGCGCAACTTCGGCGTCTATGTGCCGGGAGAAATCCCGAACCCGGATATGGAGCTGATTATTCTCTTTGCCAATCCTGATTAG
- a CDS encoding ImcF-related family protein — MVSIVISIVIFLLSLVLAWMAGPVLHVEGTALVILRVLLVLLGVAAATTILVLHFRKKKREGSTKNVQGNTELDTLLRDAEKKLASAQRTGAKTLDSLPLLYMLGEANSAKTTTVMKSGLDPELLGGQMYRDQDIVATPVANLWYTQQCVIVEAGDAVRRSPALWSKLIRRTRPKAYRAAMGSQAPIRAAVVCMSCEQFLGASATEAVAASARQNNQMLRDLAQQLGTEVPVYVILTKLDRVPGFTEYVRNLSNEEASQALGIPTARSGVSSGLYAEQATREVTNAVDQLVFSLGEYRLEMLSRENDQRNVDPVYEFPRELRKLRNNLSSYLVELARPSHLNANPYLRGFYFTGVRAHIVEQMVSAPAAVRQTAPADASATRIFSVQQMQAAQAAPAPQVVSQKIAQWAFLPKLFPVVILQDRSALSSTSNSGRTHTFRRIVFGTVSALLLIYLLCLVISYGNNSHLEKQISSAAEALPPRTVPATMLASTQDLSSLDQLRSAVLQLEGYQQNGPPLMYRWGLYHGDSLLEAARRIYFDRFQRLLLTNTQVNIVTMLGGLPATPQAGADYSAAYNPLRAYLITTSNADKSTAEFLTPVMMQYWLNGRTPETEQQKQLAQQQFDFYANELKRGNPYSIAPAMPVVTHARTYLGSFGGYDRIYQNMLAAANKANPSIDFNRIYPGSSVVVVESHVVPGAFSRNGFAFMQDAILHPDRYFSGEAWVLGDQAPPSLDRANLTQELAGRYLADYLSEWRTYLKQASVVRYRGLPDAGQKLQILSNPNSPLLALVCTASHNTAVSNPDIQKAFQPTQALVPADCTEHLVFPSNSGYINALVGLQGAVSQVAQSPNPTDPNAAQPIIGAAVSAHGAVSQASQAFNIDPQAHVEQTVIALMQAPINSVEDAVRGARPEQANGGGKSFCGGFSALMAKFPFAPNSTVEASTAEVGAVFQPGTGSLWQFYDATLKPMLQQQGSTYVPAPNAPIKLNPAFLHFFNQATALSSALYPAGSTSPALNFTANILPSKGIQSVTLAVDAQRLSGANISKQLTWSAQSAQMAQLVANYGSNSLPLQFNGTWALFHLIDKGKVEQPGNPVRLAYPLEIANTPIVVDNTPLVVRIELSGPNAGLLMPGGLAMRCVSEVGR; from the coding sequence GTGGTTTCGATTGTCATCTCGATCGTTATTTTTCTGCTCTCGCTTGTGCTTGCCTGGATGGCTGGTCCGGTGCTCCATGTAGAGGGCACAGCACTGGTGATCCTGCGCGTGCTGTTGGTTCTCCTTGGTGTCGCCGCAGCCACGACCATCCTCGTGTTGCACTTCCGCAAGAAGAAGCGTGAAGGCTCAACAAAGAATGTTCAGGGTAATACGGAACTCGATACGCTCTTGCGCGACGCGGAGAAAAAGCTTGCTTCTGCGCAGCGGACTGGCGCGAAAACGCTCGATTCCCTGCCGCTGCTTTACATGTTGGGCGAGGCGAATTCCGCTAAGACGACGACGGTGATGAAGTCCGGCCTGGACCCCGAGTTGCTGGGCGGACAGATGTATCGAGATCAGGATATTGTAGCTACACCGGTTGCGAATCTTTGGTACACGCAGCAGTGCGTCATCGTGGAAGCCGGTGATGCGGTTCGCAGAAGCCCCGCGCTGTGGTCGAAGCTGATTCGCAGGACGCGCCCCAAGGCCTATCGCGCAGCGATGGGGTCGCAGGCTCCAATTCGCGCGGCTGTCGTCTGCATGAGTTGCGAGCAGTTTCTTGGTGCCTCTGCAACCGAGGCCGTAGCTGCATCGGCCCGCCAGAACAATCAGATGCTGCGCGATCTGGCGCAACAACTCGGGACCGAGGTTCCGGTCTACGTCATCCTCACCAAGCTCGATCGTGTTCCCGGATTCACGGAGTACGTCCGCAATCTCTCGAACGAAGAAGCTTCGCAGGCGCTTGGCATTCCGACGGCGCGCAGTGGCGTATCGAGCGGCCTTTATGCGGAACAAGCAACTCGCGAAGTTACAAATGCGGTCGACCAGCTGGTCTTCTCGCTAGGTGAATATCGCCTCGAGATGCTTTCGCGGGAGAACGATCAGCGCAACGTCGATCCGGTTTACGAATTTCCGCGCGAGCTGCGCAAGCTGCGAAACAATCTCTCGTCCTACCTGGTGGAGTTGGCGAGGCCCAGTCATCTGAATGCGAATCCGTATCTGCGCGGCTTCTATTTCACCGGCGTGCGCGCGCACATCGTCGAGCAGATGGTCAGCGCTCCGGCCGCGGTGCGGCAGACGGCACCGGCAGACGCAAGTGCCACGCGCATATTCTCTGTCCAGCAGATGCAAGCTGCGCAAGCAGCTCCGGCTCCGCAGGTGGTATCGCAGAAGATCGCCCAGTGGGCCTTCCTGCCGAAGCTCTTCCCCGTTGTCATCCTGCAGGATCGAAGCGCGCTTTCAAGCACCAGCAACAGTGGGCGCACACATACGTTCCGTCGCATCGTCTTCGGGACGGTTTCCGCCCTGCTGCTGATCTACCTGCTTTGCCTGGTCATTTCCTACGGCAACAACTCCCACCTGGAAAAGCAGATTTCGTCCGCCGCCGAAGCGCTCCCGCCGAGGACTGTGCCTGCAACCATGCTGGCTTCAACGCAGGATCTTTCGTCGCTCGACCAGCTTCGTTCGGCTGTTCTCCAGCTTGAGGGCTATCAGCAGAACGGGCCGCCACTGATGTATCGCTGGGGGCTGTATCACGGCGACAGCCTGCTCGAAGCAGCACGACGGATTTACTTCGATCGTTTCCAGCGGCTCCTGCTGACCAATACGCAGGTCAACATCGTCACCATGTTGGGCGGACTTCCAGCTACACCGCAGGCGGGAGCCGATTACTCGGCGGCTTACAATCCGCTGCGCGCGTATCTCATCACCACCTCGAATGCGGATAAGAGCACAGCGGAATTTCTTACTCCGGTGATGATGCAGTATTGGCTCAACGGCCGCACTCCTGAAACCGAGCAGCAGAAGCAACTGGCGCAACAGCAGTTCGATTTCTATGCCAATGAACTAAAGCGTGGGAACCCGTATTCCATCGCGCCGGCAATGCCAGTGGTCACGCATGCGCGCACGTACCTCGGCAGCTTTGGCGGGTACGACCGCATTTACCAGAACATGCTTGCTGCGGCGAACAAGGCCAATCCTTCGATTGATTTCAACCGGATCTATCCCGGCTCTTCTGTCGTTGTTGTCGAGTCGCACGTCGTTCCAGGAGCGTTTTCACGTAACGGCTTTGCGTTCATGCAGGATGCAATTCTGCATCCGGACCGCTACTTTAGCGGCGAGGCGTGGGTGCTGGGCGATCAGGCTCCTCCGTCGCTCGACCGCGCCAACCTCACACAGGAGCTTGCTGGCCGATATCTGGCTGATTACCTCAGCGAGTGGCGAACCTACTTGAAGCAGGCCTCTGTCGTGCGCTATCGCGGGCTTCCGGATGCGGGACAAAAGCTGCAGATTCTTTCGAATCCCAATTCCCCGCTGCTGGCCCTGGTCTGCACCGCTTCGCACAACACGGCGGTCTCCAACCCGGACATTCAAAAGGCGTTTCAGCCGACGCAGGCGCTTGTTCCTGCCGACTGCACGGAACATCTCGTATTTCCCAGCAACAGCGGGTACATCAATGCGCTGGTCGGGTTGCAGGGCGCGGTTTCCCAAGTAGCGCAGAGCCCGAATCCTACCGATCCCAACGCTGCGCAGCCGATTATCGGCGCTGCCGTCAGCGCTCATGGCGCGGTCAGCCAGGCGTCGCAGGCGTTCAATATTGATCCGCAGGCGCACGTGGAGCAGACGGTGATTGCGTTGATGCAGGCTCCCATCAACTCCGTTGAAGATGCAGTGCGCGGCGCGCGGCCCGAGCAGGCGAACGGCGGCGGCAAGAGCTTCTGCGGCGGCTTCTCGGCGCTGATGGCGAAGTTCCCCTTTGCGCCAAACTCAACAGTCGAGGCGAGCACGGCCGAAGTTGGCGCCGTCTTCCAGCCGGGGACGGGGTCGCTCTGGCAGTTCTACGATGCGACGCTGAAGCCGATGCTGCAGCAGCAGGGCTCGACATACGTTCCCGCGCCGAACGCTCCCATCAAGCTGAATCCGGCGTTCCTGCACTTTTTCAACCAGGCGACGGCATTGTCGTCGGCGCTCTATCCCGCGGGTTCGACTTCCCCCGCGCTGAACTTCACGGCGAACATCCTGCCTTCGAAAGGCATTCAGAGCGTCACGCTGGCCGTCGATGCGCAGCGGCTCTCGGGGGCCAACATTTCAAAGCAGCTGACTTGGTCGGCACAGTCGGCGCAGATGGCACAGCTGGTGGCGAACTACGGGTCGAATAGTTTGCCTTTACAGTTCAACGGCACGTGGGCGCTTTTCCACCTGATCGACAAGGGCAAGGTCGAGCAGCCGGGCAATCCGGTGCGGCTGGCATATCCGCTGGAGATTGCGAATACGCCGATTGTGGTCGACAACACCCCGCTGGTTGTGCGGATCGAGCTTTCCGGACCGAACGCCGGACTGCTCATGCCGGGCGGGCTCGCGATGCGCTGCGTGTCGGAGGTTGGGCGTTAG
- a CDS encoding MmcQ/YjbR family DNA-binding protein — protein sequence MKYGQDPRLSQLTEICLALPEAVRCDQGQHAAFTVRKKNFAYFLNDHHGDGIVSVCAKALPGENSALIAAHPQKFYLPAYVGPRGWVGLRLDRGKIDWNEVRDLITASYLQVAPKRLAAQVEEGLG from the coding sequence ATGAAGTACGGTCAAGATCCGCGTCTGTCCCAACTTACGGAGATCTGCCTGGCTCTGCCTGAAGCCGTGCGGTGCGATCAGGGGCAGCACGCGGCTTTCACCGTACGGAAGAAGAACTTCGCGTACTTTCTGAACGACCATCACGGCGACGGTATCGTTTCGGTCTGCGCGAAGGCTCTGCCGGGAGAAAACAGCGCGCTAATCGCTGCCCATCCCCAGAAGTTTTATCTGCCGGCTTATGTCGGTCCGCGGGGCTGGGTTGGGCTTCGGCTTGACCGCGGGAAGATCGACTGGAACGAGGTTCGCGACCTGATCACTGCCAGTTATCTTCAGGTTGCGCCCAAGAGGCTGGCCGCTCAGGTTGAGGAAGGTCTGGGTTAG
- a CDS encoding serine/threonine protein kinase, translating into MALEVGQRVGDYEVLALLGSGGMGRVYKVRNIISNREEAMKILLPDYASEPELAARFMSEIRTLAGLEHPNIAQLRTAFQFQNQLVMIMEFVEGATLEALASQTRIPPDRALDFSTQVLSALSYAHGRGVTHRDIKPANIMITSHGLVKLTDFGIAKSANDMQLTRPGTTMGSVYYMSPEQVRGGTVDQRSDLYSFGVTLYEMLTGRKPFQADTSYSVLNAQLNEAPKPPVEINPALSPELNNIVLRAMVKNPDGRFRTADEFRDAIKSVQGKAAAGQQPAQPVEQQQGFAPVSMSAPAGLGANSSAKSHRGLWIGLGAVAAILALVAAATLLPHLFKTNASPKAAAVTDTQTANPPPDTSTAQPTTPAVDTAQQPNPLNTATPQPSTPTSTSASPAVTSPAHPVVTAAKPHQTPIASTQPAATAPAVPAPPTGPSAQEVRDAHDRYANLEARADAARSGVQQLRSQQQAQGFDIRGDILGSLNRMNSSMSEANRALGQNDLQAANDYMDRADKEVSTLEKFLNIK; encoded by the coding sequence ATGGCACTTGAGGTTGGCCAGCGCGTCGGTGACTATGAAGTTCTGGCGCTGCTGGGTTCGGGCGGCATGGGCCGCGTCTACAAGGTCCGAAACATCATCTCCAATCGCGAAGAAGCGATGAAAATCCTGCTGCCCGACTATGCGTCGGAGCCGGAGCTTGCCGCGCGCTTCATGAGCGAGATCCGGACGCTGGCGGGCCTGGAGCATCCGAATATCGCACAGCTGCGCACGGCGTTTCAGTTCCAGAATCAGCTGGTGATGATCATGGAGTTCGTCGAAGGCGCCACGCTGGAAGCACTGGCGAGCCAGACGCGCATTCCTCCGGATCGTGCGCTGGATTTTTCGACACAGGTACTCTCGGCGCTGAGCTACGCGCATGGACGCGGGGTGACACACCGCGACATCAAGCCCGCGAATATCATGATCACGTCGCACGGGCTGGTCAAGCTGACCGACTTCGGCATTGCCAAGTCGGCGAATGACATGCAGCTGACCAGGCCGGGAACGACGATGGGGTCGGTCTACTACATGTCTCCGGAGCAGGTGCGCGGTGGCACGGTAGACCAGCGCTCGGATCTTTACTCGTTTGGCGTGACGTTATACGAAATGCTCACCGGACGGAAGCCGTTCCAAGCGGATACCTCATACAGCGTATTGAATGCGCAGCTCAATGAAGCGCCGAAGCCTCCGGTGGAGATTAATCCAGCGCTCTCTCCGGAGCTGAACAACATTGTGCTGCGGGCTATGGTCAAGAATCCCGATGGGCGCTTTCGCACCGCTGATGAGTTCCGCGATGCGATTAAGAGTGTGCAGGGGAAGGCTGCCGCCGGCCAACAACCAGCGCAACCTGTGGAGCAGCAACAGGGATTCGCGCCCGTTTCCATGAGCGCTCCGGCTGGGCTAGGTGCGAACTCCAGCGCTAAAAGTCATCGTGGGTTGTGGATCGGACTCGGAGCCGTGGCGGCGATTCTGGCTCTGGTCGCGGCGGCTACGTTGCTCCCGCATCTGTTTAAGACGAACGCCAGCCCAAAAGCTGCAGCCGTAACGGATACGCAGACTGCAAACCCTCCTCCTGACACCAGCACCGCGCAGCCAACAACTCCAGCAGTGGATACGGCACAGCAGCCGAATCCGCTGAACACGGCAACGCCGCAGCCCAGCACTCCTACGAGTACGAGTGCGAGTCCGGCCGTTACATCGCCCGCGCATCCGGTAGTAACAGCCGCGAAACCTCACCAGACGCCCATCGCGAGCACGCAGCCTGCCGCGACAGCGCCGGCTGTTCCCGCTCCGCCCACAGGGCCTTCAGCGCAGGAGGTTCGCGACGCGCATGATCGCTATGCAAATCTTGAAGCGCGGGCAGACGCGGCTCGCAGCGGCGTGCAGCAGCTTCGCAGCCAGCAGCAGGCGCAGGGATTCGATATACGCGGCGACATCCTCGGTTCCCTCAACAGAATGAACAGCTCGATGAGCGAGGCGAATCGCGCACTCGGGCAAAACGACCTTCAGGCAGCGAATGACTATATGGATCGCGCCGACAAGGAAGTTTCGACTTTGGAAAAATTCTTGAACATCAAATAG
- a CDS encoding DotU family type IV/VI secretion system protein, whose protein sequence is MSTARVNSLAFSFQEVLTAILRVRFQRQQVQDSESFRAQMRRSLQTAMQDAKSLGYTSETVQMGVFAAVAYLDESVLNLQSPNFADWARRPLQEELFGGHLAGETFFVNLRKLLTQPDSAEVADALELHCLCLQMGYRGRYAFGDSGELHQLLRQAREKIQRIRGQAYLIPPMPAPEVKPTRAKDAWSRGLLITACVLAGLTVIAFGGFEILLGSGVSQVQSQGQNSPVSAR, encoded by the coding sequence ATGAGTACAGCCCGCGTTAACAGCCTGGCGTTTTCGTTTCAGGAAGTTCTTACGGCGATTCTTCGTGTCCGTTTTCAGCGCCAGCAGGTACAGGACTCGGAGAGCTTCCGCGCGCAGATGCGGCGCTCTCTGCAGACTGCGATGCAGGATGCGAAGTCGCTTGGCTACACGAGCGAAACGGTGCAGATGGGCGTCTTCGCCGCCGTCGCGTATCTCGACGAGAGCGTCCTTAATCTGCAAAGCCCCAACTTTGCAGACTGGGCCCGGCGGCCTTTGCAGGAAGAGCTGTTCGGCGGTCATCTTGCCGGAGAGACCTTCTTCGTTAACCTTCGCAAGCTGCTCACACAGCCGGACTCGGCTGAAGTGGCCGACGCTCTCGAATTGCACTGCCTGTGCCTCCAGATGGGCTATCGCGGGCGCTATGCCTTCGGCGACAGCGGCGAGCTTCACCAGTTGCTTCGTCAAGCGCGCGAGAAGATCCAGCGCATTCGCGGTCAGGCATATCTGATTCCGCCAATGCCTGCGCCTGAAGTGAAACCCACGCGCGCGAAAGATGCGTGGAGCCGTGGATTGTTGATTACCGCCTGCGTGCTGGCGGGCCTGACGGTGATTGCCTTTGGCGGTTTTGAAATTCTTCTTGGTTCCGGTGTCTCCCAAGTTCAGAGCCAGGGCCAGAACAGCCCTGTGAGCGCTCGTTAG
- a CDS encoding KxYKxGKxW signal peptide domain-containing protein, protein MRFRIYKSGTLWIFAAIDLLIGQIPLATSTNWLVLTVMADQVSVNYRLQSLSRC, encoded by the coding sequence ATGAGATTCCGTATCTATAAATCGGGCACGCTCTGGATCTTTGCGGCGATCGACTTGCTCATCGGGCAGATTCCGCTTGCTACGTCGACCAATTGGTTGGTTCTCACGGTGATGGCTGATCAGGTATCGGTGAATTACCGGCTTCAATCGCTTTCGCGCTGCTAA